One stretch of Paenibacillus sp. FSL R5-0341 DNA includes these proteins:
- a CDS encoding sensor histidine kinase: MIRTILKANKWELMMYFALTGLITLGGFYLLYGEVLMGAGRQRAWTYVAVVVLATVITGYIAALRLQRKIDLLDLNMLKVSKGNLAVRMPEADDASFGRVYQEFNVMMDSIEKKMRLLQRLGEQEVIEKEQASERAVIEERKRMARDLHDTVSQQLFAMHMSASSLPRLLEMNPEHGGKVLDQLIQMSHVAQRQMRGLIAQLRPVELEGRDLTAALDSWFPDYCRQNGLKGVKELELDGGISDAIEHQLFLVIQEAVANVVKHAEAGLVSLSIRESEHQISMSISDDGQGFLQQAERPGSYGLSTMRERAEKLGGQVQIISKPGAGTTVRVFIPKFPNVPE, from the coding sequence ATGATCCGAACAATTCTCAAGGCCAATAAGTGGGAACTGATGATGTATTTTGCGCTAACCGGTCTGATTACGCTGGGTGGATTCTATCTATTGTATGGAGAGGTATTGATGGGGGCTGGACGTCAGCGGGCATGGACCTATGTTGCCGTTGTTGTGCTGGCCACCGTTATCACCGGATACATTGCTGCTTTGCGGCTTCAGCGCAAGATCGATTTGCTTGATCTCAACATGTTGAAAGTGTCCAAAGGCAATCTGGCGGTGCGCATGCCTGAAGCGGATGATGCTTCGTTCGGTCGTGTATATCAGGAGTTCAATGTCATGATGGATTCAATTGAGAAAAAGATGAGACTGCTTCAGCGCCTCGGTGAGCAGGAAGTCATTGAGAAGGAGCAAGCCTCGGAACGGGCTGTGATTGAAGAGCGCAAACGAATGGCAAGGGATCTCCATGACACGGTTAGCCAGCAGCTGTTTGCCATGCATATGTCGGCTTCATCCTTGCCGCGTTTGCTGGAGATGAATCCGGAGCATGGCGGGAAAGTACTGGACCAGTTGATTCAGATGTCACATGTTGCACAACGGCAGATGCGAGGACTGATTGCCCAACTTCGACCGGTGGAGCTGGAAGGGCGTGATCTCACCGCTGCACTGGATAGCTGGTTTCCCGACTATTGCAGGCAGAATGGTCTCAAAGGTGTGAAAGAGCTGGAACTGGATGGCGGAATCTCGGATGCCATTGAGCACCAGCTGTTTCTTGTTATTCAGGAGGCGGTTGCCAATGTCGTGAAGCATGCAGAGGCAGGACTGGTCAGTCTGTCCATACGGGAGAGTGAACATCAGATCAGCATGAGCATCAGCGATGATGGCCAGGGATTTTTGCAGCAAGCCGAGCGTCCAGGGTCTTATGGATTATCCACCATGCGTGAACGGGCAGAGAAGCTTGGGGGGCAAGTTCAGATTATATCGAAGCCGGGAGCGGGAACAACGGTACGGGTATTCATCCCGAAATTCCCGAACGTTCCTGAGTGA